A DNA window from Helianthus annuus cultivar XRQ/B chromosome 15, HanXRQr2.0-SUNRISE, whole genome shotgun sequence contains the following coding sequences:
- the LOC110913851 gene encoding receptor-like serine/threonine-protein kinase SD1-8, with translation MDDSCLETIIGQQQTLDNNGIWYKQIQPKTYVWVANRDNPVNSSSGKLTIGGNGNIILFNQPETAVWTLNDSNHSVRAVNTVAQLLDSDNFVLRPEGDERPESYIWESFKNPTDTLLPGMRLGWDRKTGVNRFMWLWKSGMDPGSGSYTFKMNVDGFPEIFLSAGVKPVYRSGPWNEKRFSGVPEMKGVNLIKFEFENNYNEVFYSYEMANKSDYSRLIMTSSGTLRRFTWIESSKTWNPYWFAPRDQCNEYRKCGPWGVCDANASPLCKCMKGFRPKNQQVWDLRDGSDGCVRSSEMDCGSDEFRLMKNMKLPEGSKAFVDQTLGLSECGEICKRYCVHCNIRYGISLDNLFAQRHAPRFPPSVAFWFNQRTRGFHGSDKSRV, from the exons GAATATGGTACAAACAAATTCAGCCCAAAACATATGTATGGGTGGCTAACAGAGATAACCCGGTTAACTCATCATCTGGGAAGTTAACAATTGGCGGAAATGGCAACATAATACTTTTTAACCAACCGGAAACCGCGGTCTGGACGTTGAATGACTCGAATCATTCGGTTCGGGCTGTGAACACGGTGGCTCAGCTTCTTGATTCGGATAATTTTGTGCTTCGACCGGAGGGTGATGAGAGACCGGAGAGTTATATATGGGAAAGTTTTAAGAATCCGACGGATACTTTGTTACCCGGAATGAGGCTCGGGTGGGACCGAAAAACGGGTGTGAATCGGTTTATGTGGTTGTGGAAGTCGGGTATGGATCCGGGTTCGGGTAGTTACACGTTTAAAATGAACGTGGATGGGTTCCCGGAGATTTTTTTATCGGCTGGGGTGAAACCGGTGTACCGGAGTGGGCCGTGGAACGAGAAACGGTTTAGCGGTGTACCGGAGATGAAAGGCGTGAACTTAATCAAGTTCGAGTTTGAAAATAACTATAATGAGGTGTTTTATTCGTATGAAATGGCGAATAAGTCAGATTATTCGCGGTTAATTATGACTTCATCCGGTACTCTGCGAAGGTTCACGTGGATCGAGTCATCAAAAACATGGAACCCATACTGGTTCGCCCCACGTGACCAGTGCAATGAGTACCGGAAATGTGGGCCGTGGGGCGTTTGTGATGCAAACGCCTCGCCCTTATGTAAATGTATGAAGGGGTTCCGCCCGAAAAACCAACAAGTGTGGGATCTACGAGACGGGTCGGACGGGTGTGTTCGGAGCTCCGAGATGGATTGCGGGTCGGACGAATTTCGGCTAATGAAGAACATGAAATTGCCGGAGGGTTCAAAAGCATTTGTTGATCAAACGTTGGGTTTGAGTGAGTGTGGTGAGATTTGCAAAAGATATtgtgtgcattgcaacat tcgttatggaatttctcttgacaatCTATTCGCTCAGCGCCATGCCCCGAGGTTTCCGCCTTCGgttgccttttggtttaaccaacgcacccgcggttttcatggatctgataaATCGCGTGtgtaa